gcaatagtggctgattcgccagctcgagcattcatttgctgccacaaagctcctggagccttctatgcctgtggaaggtgtttcaccaagggcattacagtaggttgtggaagacgaggaaaacgcatatatccagtgaccaatgcaaatttacgcactaaagtatcctacgagacgcgagttcaaccagaacatcattatgaaggttctgtgtccccgctgctctctttggatagattcgatctgacaaaacaagtgccattagatttaatgcatttattctattctggtaatatgaaatggctgctggataaatggctaacgagaagttcagcccagaggatcaaattagctgatgttcgtcggcttgatggtattatgaggtcattaaaagccgatatccctattgaatttcaaaggaaagaatttgatgtgaataatatctcaagatggaaagcatcacaattcaagtttttccttaattattgtggtatcgtcgtgttacaagatttcttaccgaaacctttacgttgtcatttctcattatttgtctttgctagcagaattttaaacagtaaggaattcgttaaggatttgagtgaatatgctggatctctgctaaaaatttgtttcgagacgttacctgatgtttataatgatgaaggggctcaagttctcagttggcatagtatcatccacgttgctaatgatgcccaatactttaaaattcctctgaatgagctctcagcgttttggggagagagttacattggtttatttaaaaaactcgttcattcttcgataaaaccactcacacaaattatcaacagactaactgagatggagtctggaggaaccatggtaattaatcagaaacacatactgagtgattgggttatcgcgagaaagcctacaacgatgataattgatggggaaattcatttaacatcaaatatgatcaacatcaatggtctaaccttgacgacaagtcatccaaataacgtggtactcctagatattgagaaagttttcgtaatttcacaaattctcgttaaatcaggaaaatccaaaatttgtgatgatcttactggtatatatattttcggacaccaggaaagtagtagggaagaggcgtttagttatccagacttttccagtcgagtaggaatattctacattaagtcctgggcagctgaaatgacatgtaagaaggcacacaaaattaaacacaaatgtgctttattaaatgtaactggacgacaatacgccatatccctcctccactagaaaataacgtaaaaattgttcgcattgtgaaatgcagtttttttttggtaagagggtatatgaatgagggtatatgttttagttgaactcgtgattaaaattgtggaagaaacaaacaattttatgttttaaatcaacaatcgacatgaaaatccgatcatcgaggtcgttagaaaatttcaatagtggagtcgttacatgcaagtgggacataaatcggttagatctggcgtccgtgtacataacctttcataattgctcgtatcatccgtttatcgggctttttgtctcaaattcggatttcaccaactaagttgacggtaaattacaagaagtgagaatttaatgtgaattaaatgtgtgttaagtgtttgacagatatttgtgatataatcgttttgaaggaatagtggcgctaaaaaagaagcatcagtggggtgatgacaaaaaaccgttcaaaacacatggaaatagaaacgcaattttttctgttaaataataagctatatgcatcattctgcaaagttatcagtttatatgaaactactcgaaaacaccaggttcaattgtacgaatcgtgattttttttcataacctaaaatgtcggaaacctcacatccatctcgcgatccaaaaaatctcagcgaaccattcgcagtcatcgaatttctcgagaaaaacgaaaaagggctaccatgcattgatttggtgccgaaaaaatggtttaatagtgcagaagaagacacctgtaaattcccaccgacaactgaatatcatctacttgacgactacttggaaaaattgcactcgcccaaggactcttggcaaagttatccattttgcttcatcaccggagcaggtacaaaaattgaaatgactccacttataacttgatgaattgctcgatgggttcatttcaatattaaaggatcatatgttgattgtgttcagctgatttggatcagggtcgcagaagattaaaaaaggcccaagtaactctcaactgtgagacaaccgatggtgaaaatgatcgaaagggggggaggtccgaaacttcctcgaaagcaaaaatttcagcaaaacccttaactgcatcaaagtctcaactaaacaacatctttagtactaaaatcccgattccacctagaaatcaaactccaaagtctggtaagtcctgttaatatgaagtaaaagtcaattatcaacaattataaccactcttaaccccaattattcatccccaatttattcaactctcgtatttaacatcaaaagacccatcgttccctaaattgggaattagattgaccgaatttttgaaatcttttacaaaataaatattaattatgtatctgtgcagtcattacatgtgtatttgtctcgaaacatcgttttaagagagaatcgcattgaatgattttataagaaaatttttattatgttgtggtcgaaaaatattaggttatttttttttattgcaattctttactcatcaaaaaattgagtcgctaacagaaatcactacgtgcgaacaagataaagtggaaaatttatgatttacacttgatatgattgtttatacataaaagcattggaatgttgaggggacgagaaacgttccatttttccccaccatctcttatgtaggaaagcattataattctgttgtgaagaggtaaatcaaagtgaacatctacggaaaatggtaaaattttgatagaaaccttttttgtaggagcgataggttctacaaaaaaaatattttttcaaatgcatgcattctttccccactttgaaatagctataaaaaacaaaggctggagacaacttacgttgtgttactacttcactacaaacttgtaaaatttcgtaggtatacaagcaaaaccaaagacaagatttcaaagcatttaccagagtggatctgactctgaagacgaaaatcatgattgtcttatagctaatcctgaggagattcgagcctcaaaggctcaaaataattctggctttttgcaaatgtcgagtaaatcgcgatctgtaccaacaggtaataaatcaattttgaggtaatatgggactgtagcacgtaattctaagttcgtgttaattaaatgatccgggcagggataaatcatcattttcaataatttccaggtgcatgtttatcatttaaacagcggtcaaggaagaatattactttgcttaaagacgtcgaaactgatgaatctgagagcaatgattcctccgatggaattctgcagtcacctacaaaatcgatggactcagcgagaaatacaagaaaagaacttcatttgacacctccttcaccactagtccataacgcttcaggtaaaatcggctcggatattccatgaccaatcatcggccaagttcctcccgcatgaaaaaatttatatttataaatatttgaaaatggtccaatttatattttgaacattctttacaaaattcggaacttatatagaattagattatattatatatttttggtgggggcttgggtagtttttttttcatctgatgctgctacccatcaatttatatcgtttggtcctcctttaatttcataaggtaaccgaaaaaggcgtgcatcgtctactacacgcgctgaagacggattgaattcgattgtgagcccaggaactccaaaaacttcacgatcaatgatggtacaccctgctaagatgccaaaaatgctgggaccacaaaaccagttgtcatctagtcattatgctgataatgaacgtcgaatcctgaactcccttcgagattactttgatcagcaattagatgaaaagctcgaaaatttaagacgcaggatggcttacgatttaaagcagtctatgaatgagctcaagaccacaatcattggcactaatctagccccagcttctggtcctagcttgcttgaaatacagaagcagatgtctacgccactaccatttgaaatggatgataagttccaggaatacgaagcgatattgacaacggacccaaatctcgtagaaacactggtaatatatctgaaattgatcgtttttcttcttttttatgtaaaatcaataaattgggcggtgacacatgcactgggttcgttttctggtgatgaaaaaatctttcatcaccgggactcaagtctacgtcactggaacgctttggttatagaaccaacccgctggcgatgagcccaaagatgtcttctcatgttcataaattcaaaaaaatttcccttcttttatttttagcgattattcatgagagttttgataagcaataaaaaagagatgaaaatatgtgtttccactatcctatctgcggttctgaggaagacagtgtcactgcactattctggttacggaaaggaagctggcggaaagaaaaagaaaaatttttataacactacagtatgcaaagtgctgattgatgtgataattgaggtaataggatccagcactgatga
The window above is part of the Diachasmimorpha longicaudata isolate KC_UGA_2023 chromosome 9, iyDiaLong2, whole genome shotgun sequence genome. Proteins encoded here:
- the LOC135166003 gene encoding uncharacterized protein LOC135166003 — translated: MSETSHPSRDPKNLSEPFAVIEFLEKNEKGLPCIDLVPKKWFNSAEEDTCKFPPTTEYHLLDDYLEKLHSPKDSWQSYPFCFITGAADLDQGRRRLKKAQVTLNCETTDGENDRKGGRSETSSKAKISAKPLTASKSQLNNIFSTKIPIPPRNQTPKSGIQAKPKTRFQSIYQSGSDSEDENHDCLIANPEEIRASKAQNNSGFLQMSSKSRSVPTGACLSFKQRSRKNITLLKDVETDESESNDSSDGILQSPTKSMDSARNTRKELHLTPPSPLVHNASGNRKRRASSTTRAEDGLNSIVSPGTPKTSRSMMVHPAKMPKMLGPQNQLSSSHYADNERRILNSLRDYFDQQLDEKLENLRRRMAYDLKQSMNELKTTIIGTNLAPASGPSLLEIQKQMSTPLPFEMDDKFQEYEAILTTDPNLVETLRLFMRVLISNKKEMKICVSTILSAVLRKTVSLHYSGYGKEAGGKKKKNFYNTTVCKVLIDVIIEVIGSSTDEKKIMSEVSTWLSRSGDREGGGKERQRGSSHHNENNSVCSFDTNR